GGATCAGGCCGCCGGTTACGGTTTGGTCGTTCAGGCCATGGACAAGGCCAAAGAAGTGGGTGTGCGAAAGTTCGCTTTGGTCGCCGAGGCGGGTGAAGAAAAATGACGATCGCGGGCACCCTGTTAAGATCGGGAGCCGACGAAAAAAGACTCCGCCAAGCGGCCGGGATCGCCTTGGCCTTGGAATTCCTTTTTTTCCTCGCGCTGGGATCGGGGCATTGGTCCTTTTTGAGGGATACCTTCGATCCGGCCGGCTATGTGGAGGCCCAGATCGTCCAATTGCCCGCCAATGCCCACTTGACCGGAGCTGAAGCCGTCCAGGTCGAGGAAGAAGTGATATTCAGCCGGAAGCAAAGCCGCAAAAAAAGGGTCGAAAAAAAAGAACTTCCCAAAGCCCCGGAGAAGAACCAAGTGGATGCCGGACCCGATTTGGGGCCGACCCATGGACCGGTAGCGATCTATGCCCCGGCCCCGGTCATTCCCGCTTATTTAAGGGACCAAAACCTTAAAACCCATGTGGTCATTGAATTTCTGATCACGGCCCAAGGTGTCGTGACACCACGGCTTTTGGATCCGAGCGGCAATGATGAGTTGGACGCCATCGCCTTAAAAACAGCGTCGAAGTGGCGATTTAAACCGGCGACCA
This genomic stretch from bacterium harbors:
- a CDS encoding energy transducer TonB yields the protein MTIAGTLLRSGADEKRLRQAAGIALALEFLFFLALGSGHWSFLRDTFDPAGYVEAQIVQLPANAHLTGAEAVQVEEEVIFSRKQSRKKRVEKKELPKAPEKNQVDAGPDLGPTHGPVAIYAPAPVIPAYLRDQNLKTHVVIEFLITAQGVVTPRLLDPSGNDELDAIALKTASKWRFKPATNANVAIDSKTRLRILFEVY